In Rhodoligotrophos defluvii, a genomic segment contains:
- a CDS encoding transporter substrate-binding domain-containing protein, which translates to MAASAAAPPIRSQPSPEATAQAPLTVGTMAAPPFAMQARSGQWSGISIDLWALLAKELQLQYRLVEYPTLEALIDAVARGEIDVAAAALTITAARERMLDFSQPYYVTGLSIAVPTDGQTRWLALLRAASALGLGQAAASLLVIALFVALAMLLIEHFSRLRGPRGEHGLWWAAHAPAHQQAIRPQTWPGRMLGALAAALLLVSFVSFGVTLALSWLGRSERPQVSSISDIAHVRVGTVSGSSSADYLERHDIRFTGFPNAAEGLTALRDGKLDAFIFDKPLLSWVVLQQFSSSVEVLDTTFDLQSYALALKQNSPLRSRIDPLVIEIAHSEQWQHVLFRYLGDQ; encoded by the coding sequence TTGGCTGCGTCAGCCGCGGCACCACCGATCCGCAGCCAGCCCTCTCCCGAAGCGACCGCGCAGGCGCCGCTCACGGTCGGCACCATGGCGGCGCCGCCCTTTGCCATGCAGGCCCGCAGCGGCCAGTGGTCCGGGATCAGCATTGATCTGTGGGCGCTGCTCGCGAAGGAGTTGCAGCTCCAGTACCGGCTGGTTGAGTACCCCACCCTGGAAGCATTGATCGATGCCGTCGCGCGGGGAGAGATCGACGTCGCCGCAGCGGCGCTCACCATAACGGCCGCGCGCGAGCGGATGCTCGATTTCAGCCAGCCCTATTACGTCACGGGGCTGAGCATAGCGGTTCCGACCGATGGCCAAACCCGCTGGCTGGCCCTTCTCCGCGCCGCTTCAGCTCTCGGGCTGGGCCAGGCTGCCGCAAGCCTGCTGGTGATCGCGCTGTTCGTTGCCCTGGCGATGCTGCTGATTGAGCATTTCAGCCGGCTGCGCGGACCGCGTGGCGAGCACGGCTTGTGGTGGGCCGCACATGCACCGGCGCATCAGCAGGCCATCCGGCCGCAAACCTGGCCCGGCCGGATGCTTGGCGCACTCGCGGCGGCCTTGCTGCTGGTTTCCTTTGTGTCGTTCGGCGTGACCCTCGCCTTGAGCTGGCTCGGCCGCAGCGAGCGGCCTCAAGTGAGCAGCATCAGCGACATCGCTCACGTCCGGGTGGGCACTGTGAGCGGCTCGTCCAGCGCGGACTATCTCGAGCGCCACGACATCCGTTTCACAGGCTTCCCGAATGCCGCGGAAGGACTGACGGCGCTGCGCGACGGGAAGCTCGATGCCTTCATCTTCGACAAGCCGCTGCTCTCCTGGGTGGTGCTCCAGCAGTTCTCGTCCTCGGTCGAGGTGCTCGACACCACCTTCGACTTGCAGTCCTATGCACTGGCACTCAAGCAGAACAGCCCCCTGCGGAGCCGCATAGACCCGCTGGTGATCGAAATTGCGCACAGCGAGCAGTGGCAGCACGTCCTGTTCCGCTATCTCGGCGACCAGTGA
- the aroQ gene encoding type II 3-dehydroquinate dehydratase, whose protein sequence is MAVVFVLNGPNLNLLGKREPEIYGYTTLAEIEHGLVAAGQAMGLGVDFRQTNHEGVLVDWIQEAREKAAGIIINPAAFTHTSVAILDALSAFSGPIVEVHLSNIHKREPFRHHSYVSRVATGVICGLGGSGYQLALRWMAETLAEPDAGAHWSPR, encoded by the coding sequence ATGGCTGTGGTTTTTGTGTTGAACGGGCCCAATCTCAACCTTCTGGGCAAGCGCGAGCCCGAGATCTACGGTTACACAACTCTCGCGGAGATCGAGCATGGCTTGGTCGCAGCCGGGCAGGCCATGGGCTTGGGGGTGGACTTCCGGCAGACCAACCACGAGGGCGTACTGGTGGACTGGATCCAGGAGGCGCGCGAGAAGGCGGCCGGCATCATCATCAACCCCGCCGCCTTCACCCACACGTCGGTTGCGATCCTGGATGCGCTGAGCGCCTTTTCCGGGCCGATCGTCGAGGTGCATCTGTCGAATATCCACAAGCGGGAGCCGTTCCGGCACCACTCCTATGTGTCGCGCGTCGCCACCGGCGTGATCTGCGGGCTCGGCGGTTCTGGATATCAGCTCGCGCTGCGCTGGATGGCGGAGACACTCGCCGAGCCCGATGCCGGTGCTCACTGGTCGCCGAGATAG
- a CDS encoding sigma-70 family RNA polymerase sigma factor, translated as MRHGRPRFDVLGQLGSLRRYARALTRDDGEAEELVHDALVRAYEKRSSFKPDRNLRNWLLAILHNVFIDRVRSRRSELERNARAVEMADTVVEPDQDHAVRLAQVRNNFMALPEEQRAALHLVAVEGLAYADAAATLGIPVGTLMSRLGRARAALRAMEENPSRRASSDGRLRVVGGENDAH; from the coding sequence ATGAGGCACGGTAGGCCGCGTTTTGATGTGTTGGGGCAGCTCGGCTCGCTTCGCCGCTATGCCCGTGCGTTGACCCGCGACGATGGCGAGGCCGAGGAACTGGTGCACGACGCGCTCGTGCGCGCTTATGAGAAGCGGTCGAGCTTTAAGCCGGACCGCAATCTGCGGAATTGGCTGCTCGCGATCCTGCACAATGTCTTCATTGACAGGGTGCGCTCCCGGCGCTCCGAGCTGGAGCGCAACGCTCGGGCGGTGGAGATGGCCGATACTGTGGTCGAACCCGATCAGGATCACGCGGTGCGACTGGCGCAGGTGCGCAACAATTTCATGGCGCTGCCGGAAGAACAGCGCGCGGCGCTCCATCTGGTGGCGGTGGAGGGGCTCGCCTATGCGGATGCAGCGGCGACCCTCGGCATCCCGGTAGGCACCCTCATGTCGCGCCTGGGCCGGGCCCGGGCGGCGCTCCGTGCCATGGAAGAGAACCCGAGCAGGCGCGCGTCCAGCGACGGTCGCCTGAGAGTGGTTGGAGGTGAGAATGACGCCCATTGA
- a CDS encoding anti-sigma factor family protein: MTPIDPITEADFDAYVDDQLPVERRIEVEAYLARTPAAAARVMADLRARDELRLALSDMPRVADITTAAAARKLETAIASQHRAPRLARVAVLALCLAGGWFAHAHFGTLAINSVNASTRAPAYVGDALQAYRAQRHHQPSSPAGDAAYDPEKLRAATAIVLPKLPMGWTVQQAKVLPATFGPSVELDIRASKLGDLALFAVRPGTFDVIPATAIRDGEAAAYWQIGETAYVLIADTDAKDLEHAAARLAQTLY, encoded by the coding sequence ATGACGCCCATTGACCCGATCACCGAGGCGGATTTCGACGCCTATGTGGACGACCAGCTGCCGGTTGAGCGCCGCATCGAAGTCGAGGCCTATCTCGCCCGCACCCCTGCGGCGGCGGCCCGGGTCATGGCCGATCTTCGCGCCCGGGATGAGCTGCGGCTGGCCTTGAGCGACATGCCGCGGGTAGCCGATATCACGACCGCCGCGGCCGCCCGCAAGCTGGAGACAGCCATCGCCAGCCAGCATCGCGCCCCCCGGCTGGCCCGGGTGGCGGTGCTTGCCTTGTGCCTCGCTGGCGGCTGGTTTGCCCATGCCCATTTCGGAACGCTCGCCATCAATTCGGTGAACGCGTCCACGCGTGCGCCGGCCTATGTGGGCGATGCGCTGCAGGCTTATCGTGCGCAGCGGCACCATCAGCCCTCGTCCCCGGCTGGCGATGCGGCCTATGACCCGGAGAAGCTCCGCGCGGCAACCGCCATCGTGCTGCCCAAGCTGCCCATGGGCTGGACCGTGCAGCAGGCCAAGGTCCTGCCGGCCACGTTCGGCCCAAGCGTTGAGCTTGACATCAGAGCGAGCAAGCTTGGCGACCTGGCCTTGTTCGCCGTTCGCCCGGGCACCTTCGACGTCATTCCAGCCACCGCCATCCGCGATGGCGAGGCGGCGGCCTACTGGCAGATCGGCGAGACCGCCTATGTGCTGATCGCCGATACCGACGCCAAGGACTTGGAGCACGCCGCAGCGCGGCTCGCTCAGACCCTCTATTGA
- a CDS encoding Bax inhibitor-1/YccA family protein — translation MNTPNYGFSRPTATPRVDAALFDEGLRQHMLRVYNYMALGLVLTGVVAFIVGSTPALYVPIFQTPLKWVVMLAPLAFVFFFSFRIHAMSAAAAQMTFWAFCAVMGLSLASVFLVFTGTSIARTFFIAAAMFGATSLYGYTTKRDLSKFGSFLIMGLIGVILASIINIFLGSSALQFVVSVIGILVFIGLTAWDTQNIKEQYAENFGAESLQKLAVFGALSLYLNFVNIFQLLLNFTGERE, via the coding sequence ATGAACACGCCGAATTATGGTTTCAGCCGGCCGACCGCGACGCCGCGCGTTGATGCCGCCTTGTTTGACGAGGGCCTGCGGCAGCACATGCTGCGGGTCTACAACTATATGGCCCTGGGCCTGGTGCTGACCGGGGTGGTGGCCTTCATCGTCGGCAGCACGCCGGCCCTTTATGTGCCGATTTTCCAGACGCCGCTCAAATGGGTGGTGATGCTGGCGCCGCTCGCTTTCGTCTTCTTCTTCTCGTTCCGTATCCACGCCATGTCGGCCGCCGCGGCGCAGATGACCTTCTGGGCCTTCTGCGCGGTCATGGGCCTGTCGCTGGCCTCCGTCTTCCTGGTGTTCACCGGCACCAGCATCGCCCGCACCTTCTTCATCGCCGCGGCGATGTTCGGCGCAACCAGCCTCTATGGCTACACCACGAAGCGTGATCTGTCGAAGTTCGGCTCGTTCCTGATCATGGGCCTGATCGGCGTCATCCTGGCGAGCATCATCAACATCTTCCTGGGCTCGAGCGCGCTGCAGTTCGTGGTCTCCGTCATCGGCATTCTGGTCTTTATCGGCTTGACCGCTTGGGACACCCAGAACATCAAGGAGCAGTATGCCGAGAATTTCGGTGCCGAGTCCCTGCAGAAGCTGGCGGTGTTCGGAGCGCTCTCGCTCTATCTGAACTTCGTCAACATCTTCCAGCTGCTGCTGAACTTCACGGGCGAGCGGGAATAG
- a CDS encoding DUF2076 domain-containing protein — protein sequence MDNQDRTAIEDLFRRLAAVEQQAGPRDAEAQGLIDNLVRQQPAAPYYMAQTIVMQTYALEDAERRIEDLERRLADTRAAAPSGGFLSGLFGGGRGAGSVPSVGRGPQPGASYGTMPPQAPLAQGAPRGGGFLAGAAQTAMGVAGGVLLGNAIAGMFGSNPAQAAPASQASQEASSRNEPAQDESAQDASADADQDEEGGGFFDSFFGSDEEI from the coding sequence ATGGACAATCAAGACCGCACGGCCATCGAGGATCTGTTCCGCAGGCTCGCCGCCGTGGAGCAGCAGGCCGGCCCTCGCGATGCCGAGGCGCAGGGCCTGATCGACAACCTCGTCCGTCAGCAGCCGGCGGCGCCCTACTACATGGCGCAGACCATCGTCATGCAGACCTATGCGCTTGAGGATGCCGAAAGGCGCATAGAGGATCTGGAGCGGCGGCTGGCGGACACGCGGGCAGCCGCGCCATCCGGCGGGTTCCTGTCGGGCCTGTTTGGCGGTGGTCGTGGCGCCGGCTCGGTGCCCAGCGTCGGCCGGGGGCCGCAACCTGGCGCGTCCTATGGCACCATGCCGCCGCAAGCGCCGTTGGCGCAAGGCGCTCCTCGGGGCGGCGGCTTCCTCGCCGGCGCTGCCCAGACCGCCATGGGTGTGGCGGGTGGCGTGCTCCTAGGCAACGCCATTGCCGGCATGTTCGGCAGCAATCCTGCGCAAGCGGCGCCCGCTAGCCAAGCGAGCCAGGAGGCATCCTCCCGGAATGAGCCGGCACAGGACGAATCGGCGCAGGACGCGAGCGCCGATGCGGATCAGGACGAGGAAGGTGGCGGCTTCTTCGACAGCTTCTTCGGCAGCGACGAGGAAATCTGA
- a CDS encoding CDP-alcohol phosphatidyltransferase family protein codes for MMAAENRPDLDMGGALKPGGPARYACFVGRNAVTLWHVSPAERLRRQLLRQGIAVTDSPPAAAAGESVLLFRSDAVMDDAVIAALAVAPGTALVLPEGLPLALCCNGAEVPHAAMLLEMETLPDRSGFIPATAVQLAGSHNAQLRKRQEAYAAQATPAAAPRIERDLFDASYKGVTDVVTKYLWPDIAFHCVRLCTRLGVSPNQVTLVSLAFAVAALVLFWQGAFLSGLVCAWLMALLDTVDGKLARVTATSSKWGNMFDHGVDLIAPPLWWLAWWVGLAGAAPGGSTAMLAAVLIGHVTGKLVEQAFISTFGLKIHVWRSFDSRFRLFTARRNPNVVILTAVTLLAGPSVAYAAMLVWIYLSLSVHVARYVYALGEHRKGAPIRSWLEEGA; via the coding sequence ATGATGGCAGCCGAGAACAGGCCTGATCTGGACATGGGTGGTGCGCTGAAGCCGGGTGGGCCGGCACGATATGCCTGCTTCGTGGGCCGGAATGCTGTCACCCTCTGGCATGTTTCGCCGGCTGAGCGGCTGCGCCGGCAGCTGCTCCGGCAGGGGATCGCCGTCACCGATTCACCCCCGGCGGCCGCGGCAGGTGAGTCGGTGCTGTTGTTCCGGTCCGATGCGGTTATGGACGATGCGGTGATCGCCGCCCTGGCGGTTGCGCCGGGAACCGCGCTGGTGCTGCCCGAGGGCCTGCCTCTTGCCCTGTGCTGCAATGGTGCCGAGGTGCCGCACGCCGCGATGCTGCTGGAAATGGAGACCTTACCCGACCGGAGCGGCTTCATCCCCGCGACCGCGGTGCAGCTGGCCGGATCGCACAACGCACAGCTGCGCAAGCGGCAGGAGGCCTATGCGGCGCAGGCGACGCCGGCGGCCGCGCCACGCATCGAACGCGACCTGTTCGACGCCTCCTACAAGGGCGTGACCGACGTGGTGACGAAATATCTTTGGCCGGACATCGCGTTTCATTGCGTACGGCTTTGCACCCGTCTCGGCGTCAGTCCGAATCAAGTCACGCTGGTGAGCTTGGCCTTCGCCGTGGCCGCTCTGGTGCTGTTCTGGCAGGGCGCGTTCCTTTCCGGCCTGGTCTGCGCCTGGCTCATGGCGTTGCTCGACACGGTGGACGGCAAGCTCGCCCGGGTGACCGCCACCTCGAGCAAATGGGGGAATATGTTCGACCATGGGGTGGACCTCATCGCTCCGCCCCTGTGGTGGCTCGCTTGGTGGGTAGGGCTTGCGGGGGCTGCGCCCGGCGGGTCGACTGCCATGTTGGCGGCGGTGCTCATCGGCCATGTGACGGGCAAGCTGGTGGAGCAGGCCTTCATCTCGACGTTCGGCCTCAAGATCCATGTGTGGCGGTCGTTCGATTCGAGGTTTCGGCTGTTCACGGCCCGGCGCAACCCGAACGTGGTCATCCTGACGGCCGTCACGCTGCTGGCCGGACCCTCAGTCGCCTATGCCGCGATGCTGGTGTGGATCTATTTGAGCCTGTCGGTGCATGTGGCGCGTTATGTCTATGCGCTCGGCGAGCACCGGAAGGGCGCCCCCATCCGCAGCTGGCTGGAAGAGGGCGCCTGA
- a CDS encoding YihY/virulence factor BrkB family protein: MAQGGKYGYLFGDSPTRRDGTLKPFWTIFFTAFWRLWDDAAIPLAGNIAFRMILAIFPFLVVLTAIAGFIGDAHLASALIDYLLSVAPPQLVEPLVPEIRSVLTEQRRGALSIGILLTIWSASGGVDSVRVALNRAYGLIEHRSAFVLFTQNILFVMGGALMMLAVAFLVVLAPIIKALLVRYVPDLDRWPQIYDMLRYPFAVVLLTFGLTIAHVVLPATWRHLRDLWLGIVFTVVVWLVLAVVYSMYLANFSQFASTYAGLAGIIAALFFIYLGALVLIFGGELNRMMRLRRKVREKLAAEARQAT; this comes from the coding sequence ATGGCGCAGGGCGGCAAATACGGGTATCTCTTTGGCGACTCGCCAACCCGCAGGGATGGCACACTCAAGCCGTTCTGGACCATATTCTTCACCGCCTTCTGGCGGCTGTGGGATGATGCGGCGATTCCGCTGGCGGGGAATATCGCCTTTCGCATGATCCTGGCGATTTTCCCCTTTCTGGTGGTGCTCACCGCTATCGCCGGCTTTATCGGCGACGCCCATCTGGCATCGGCGCTGATCGACTACCTGCTCAGTGTGGCACCGCCGCAGCTGGTGGAACCGCTGGTGCCGGAGATCCGGTCCGTGCTCACCGAGCAGCGCCGCGGCGCGCTCAGCATCGGCATCCTGCTGACCATCTGGTCTGCCTCAGGCGGGGTGGACAGCGTGCGCGTCGCGCTCAACCGGGCCTATGGTCTCATCGAGCACCGTTCCGCCTTCGTTCTGTTCACACAGAATATCCTGTTCGTGATGGGTGGCGCGCTGATGATGCTCGCGGTGGCCTTTCTCGTCGTGCTGGCGCCGATCATCAAGGCGTTGCTGGTCCGCTACGTGCCCGACCTCGACCGATGGCCGCAGATCTATGACATGCTACGCTATCCCTTCGCGGTGGTGCTGCTCACCTTCGGCCTGACGATCGCACATGTGGTGCTGCCGGCCACCTGGCGGCATTTGCGCGACCTCTGGCTGGGCATCGTGTTCACCGTGGTCGTCTGGCTCGTTCTGGCGGTGGTCTACTCCATGTATCTGGCCAATTTCAGCCAGTTCGCCAGCACCTATGCCGGGCTGGCCGGCATTATCGCCGCCTTGTTCTTCATCTATCTCGGGGCGCTTGTGCTGATCTTCGGCGGGGAGCTCAACCGCATGATGCGATTGCGGCGGAAAGTGCGGGAGAAGCTTGCCGCCGAGGCGCGGCAGGCAACATGA
- a CDS encoding tellurite resistance TerB family protein → MSRRDGAMLDPQKLLEQFLGGKGGGLAGRIPGLDQLGKSGKSGGGLGGLGSGVLASGVIGLLLGSKKGRKLASNALVYGGLAALGGIAYKAYQDWQAQQRAAPQPQPANAPAGADATAMARAVTSAEGTGFLPPPSDAAARSELSMAVLRAMIAAAKADGHIDAEEQQRLFGHMDTLGLGTEEKAFVMDELRRPLNLDAVVASAKSPEQAVEIYAASLLAIDPDHPAEKAYLDQLARRLQLDPGLVAHIEAEIAAATEQA, encoded by the coding sequence ATGAGCAGAAGGGACGGTGCAATGCTCGATCCGCAGAAGTTGTTGGAGCAGTTCCTGGGTGGCAAGGGCGGCGGCCTGGCCGGACGGATTCCCGGGCTGGATCAGCTCGGCAAGTCGGGCAAGTCCGGGGGCGGATTGGGCGGGCTTGGCAGCGGCGTGCTGGCCAGCGGCGTCATCGGGCTGCTGCTCGGCTCGAAAAAGGGCCGGAAGCTTGCGTCCAACGCGCTGGTCTATGGCGGCCTCGCGGCGCTGGGCGGCATCGCCTACAAGGCCTACCAGGATTGGCAGGCGCAGCAGCGTGCTGCGCCCCAGCCGCAGCCGGCTAACGCTCCGGCCGGCGCGGACGCCACCGCCATGGCCAGGGCTGTCACCAGCGCGGAGGGCACGGGCTTTCTGCCGCCACCTTCCGATGCGGCCGCCCGAAGCGAGCTCAGCATGGCGGTACTGCGCGCCATGATCGCTGCTGCCAAGGCGGATGGGCACATTGACGCCGAGGAGCAGCAGCGGCTGTTCGGGCATATGGACACGCTGGGGTTGGGCACGGAGGAAAAGGCCTTCGTCATGGACGAGTTGCGCCGCCCCCTGAACCTGGATGCGGTTGTGGCCAGCGCCAAGTCACCGGAGCAGGCGGTGGAGATCTATGCCGCATCGCTGCTGGCCATTGATCCCGATCACCCGGCGGAGAAGGCCTATCTCGACCAGCTCGCGCGGCGCTTGCAGCTCGATCCCGGGCTGGTGGCCCACATCGAGGCCGAGATTGCTGCAGCAACCGAGCAGGCTTGA
- a CDS encoding 3-keto-5-aminohexanoate cleavage protein, whose translation MPPPPVILAVAPNGARAGKADHPRLPITTEEIVETCAACVAEGASMLHVHVRDGSGAHVLDAEAARALEAKITAVVGDAAVVQTTTEAFGRYSAREQMAFLQAARPRAASMAWREIARPELSDAERAELFAWCAREGVALQYILYDTDDVAALNAAIRRGIVPEPRPRVLYVVGRYAGSEPSDARALIGFLSAELRPVSWMACAFGPSGYDVLYSAALMGGHVRIGFENGFAFPDGGVAPDNAALVARLRDVMRQLGRTPATGAHARSVLL comes from the coding sequence ATGCCGCCGCCTCCCGTCATCCTTGCGGTTGCGCCGAATGGCGCCCGTGCAGGCAAGGCCGACCATCCGCGCCTGCCAATCACCACGGAAGAGATTGTCGAAACGTGCGCGGCCTGCGTGGCGGAAGGCGCGAGCATGCTGCACGTGCATGTGCGGGATGGCTCGGGTGCCCACGTCCTCGATGCCGAGGCGGCGCGCGCGCTCGAGGCGAAGATCACGGCGGTGGTGGGCGATGCCGCGGTGGTGCAGACCACTACCGAGGCGTTCGGCCGGTATTCCGCTCGCGAGCAGATGGCCTTCCTGCAGGCTGCGCGGCCGCGGGCCGCTTCGATGGCCTGGCGAGAGATTGCCCGGCCGGAGCTGTCGGATGCGGAGCGGGCGGAGCTGTTCGCCTGGTGTGCGCGGGAGGGCGTGGCGCTCCAATATATCCTTTACGACACGGACGATGTGGCCGCCTTGAATGCCGCCATTCGCCGGGGCATCGTGCCCGAGCCACGGCCGCGGGTGCTGTACGTGGTCGGCCGCTATGCCGGCAGCGAGCCTTCGGATGCGCGCGCCCTGATCGGCTTCCTTTCGGCCGAGCTGAGGCCGGTGTCATGGATGGCCTGCGCCTTTGGCCCTTCAGGCTATGACGTGCTGTATTCCGCAGCGCTGATGGGCGGGCATGTGCGCATCGGCTTCGAAAACGGTTTCGCCTTCCCCGATGGCGGCGTCGCGCCGGACAATGCGGCGCTGGTTGCACGCCTGCGGGATGTGATGCGTCAGCTTGGCCGGACGCCTGCGACAGGTGCGCATGCCCGTTCCGTGTTGCTTTAG
- a CDS encoding multidrug effflux MFS transporter, whose amino-acid sequence MKLRPGTGAMTALLACLTAMGPLSTDMYLPSLPTIADALSASAAQVQLTLSVFLIGFAVGQIIYGPLSDRFGRRPVLLSGLALFAVTSAGCMLASTIELLILARFGQAVSACAAIVIARAIVRDLYSAEQAGRVLSLMGALMGIVPAVAPILGGIIAPMLGWRAVFAVIAVLALCTLGAVYFMLPETLAASRRRAATLSDMSRSFGVLLQSPMFRHFVVLVCLCYGGLFAFISGASFILQSYYALSTIGFSFSFSTAVGGYVCGSLLGARFGTRLGLRAVIRIGTAFLAAGGLLMVVLIQIQPGVFWHLLLPITIYMVGVGLTLPQSMAGAITPFPERAGAASSLMGFLQMAFGAVVGVLIGHTVHLGPMPLALVISVLGLACVVKTLTYRPLPKSMIVH is encoded by the coding sequence ATGAAACTGCGACCCGGCACCGGGGCAATGACGGCTCTTCTCGCGTGCCTGACCGCCATGGGCCCGCTGTCGACGGACATGTATCTGCCGTCGCTGCCGACGATTGCCGATGCGTTGAGCGCCAGTGCGGCGCAGGTTCAGCTCACGCTCAGCGTCTTCCTGATCGGTTTTGCGGTGGGGCAGATTATTTACGGCCCGCTATCGGACCGATTCGGCCGCCGTCCGGTGCTGCTGAGCGGGTTGGCGCTGTTCGCCGTCACCTCGGCGGGCTGCATGCTGGCCAGCACCATCGAGCTCTTGATTCTCGCCCGCTTCGGGCAGGCGGTCTCGGCCTGCGCCGCCATCGTGATCGCGCGGGCCATTGTGCGCGACCTCTATAGCGCCGAGCAGGCCGGCCGCGTTCTCAGCCTCATGGGCGCGCTCATGGGGATCGTGCCGGCAGTGGCGCCGATCCTTGGCGGCATCATCGCCCCGATGTTGGGCTGGCGCGCGGTGTTCGCGGTCATCGCCGTGCTCGCATTGTGCACGCTTGGCGCTGTCTATTTCATGCTGCCGGAAACATTGGCGGCGAGCCGCAGGAGAGCAGCGACCCTGTCCGACATGAGCCGTTCCTTCGGCGTATTGCTCCAGAGCCCGATGTTCCGGCACTTCGTCGTCCTGGTTTGCCTCTGCTATGGCGGGCTGTTCGCGTTCATCTCGGGCGCTTCGTTCATCCTGCAGAGCTATTACGCCCTCAGCACGATCGGGTTCAGCTTCTCCTTCTCGACCGCGGTGGGCGGCTATGTGTGCGGCAGCCTTCTCGGCGCACGCTTCGGGACGCGGTTGGGCTTGAGGGCCGTGATCCGGATCGGCACGGCTTTTCTCGCTGCTGGGGGGCTGCTCATGGTGGTGCTGATCCAGATCCAGCCGGGGGTGTTCTGGCACCTGCTGCTGCCCATCACGATCTATATGGTCGGCGTCGGCTTGACCTTGCCCCAGTCGATGGCCGGGGCCATCACACCGTTTCCGGAGCGGGCGGGTGCCGCCTCCTCGCTCATGGGCTTTCTGCAGATGGCCTTCGGTGCCGTGGTCGGCGTGCTGATCGGACATACGGTGCATCTGGGCCCGATGCCCCTGGCCCTGGTCATCTCGGTGCTGGGGCTGGCCTGCGTGGTCAAGACCTTGACATATCGTCCCCTCCCGAAGTCGATGATTGTACACTGA
- a CDS encoding YggT family protein produces MNPFLWLIITIINIYIWIIIAGAILSWLFAFNIVNPRNSFVRQIAYSIDALTEPVLGPVRRLLPSLGGIDISPLIVIVGLLFLERLVVYIFTGASY; encoded by the coding sequence ATGAACCCCTTCTTGTGGCTGATCATCACGATCATCAATATTTACATTTGGATCATTATCGCGGGCGCGATTCTGAGCTGGCTATTCGCCTTCAACATTGTGAACCCGCGCAACAGCTTCGTTCGTCAGATCGCCTATTCGATCGATGCCTTGACGGAGCCGGTGCTTGGTCCCGTGCGCCGCTTGCTCCCCAGTCTTGGCGGCATCGACATCTCGCCGCTGATCGTGATCGTCGGGCTGCTCTTCCTGGAGCGGCTGGTGGTCTACATCTTCACCGGTGCGAGCTACTGA
- a CDS encoding DUF167 domain-containing protein, translated as MAVRVTPRAAVDGITGIWQAADTAGASCALQVKVHAQPEDGKANAAVISVLAKALELPKSHLTLTAGHKERLKTVIAKGDTAALEHALQEIVRRAAASVD; from the coding sequence ATCGCGGTCCGCGTAACCCCGAGGGCCGCCGTCGACGGCATAACGGGAATTTGGCAGGCCGCCGATACCGCAGGCGCATCCTGCGCCCTGCAGGTGAAGGTTCATGCCCAACCCGAAGACGGCAAGGCCAATGCAGCCGTGATCTCGGTGCTGGCTAAGGCGCTCGAGCTGCCCAAGTCGCACCTCACCCTCACCGCAGGACACAAGGAGCGTCTCAAGACAGTTATCGCCAAGGGCGACACCGCCGCCCTGGAGCATGCCCTTCAGGAGATAGTCCGGCGCGCGGCAGCAAGCGTGGATTAG
- the ppa gene encoding inorganic diphosphatase, producing the protein MRLDKIAIGVNPPKEVNVVVEIPLGGEPIKYEMDKESGALFVDRFLYTSMRYPGNYGFIPHTLSDDGDPVDVLVANRRSIVPGAVLACRPVGVLHMRDEAGEDEKIIAVPSRRLTAMYDKVHSYQDLPDILLQQIAHFFEHYKDLEGSKWVKVVGFGDAEEAEALIAKAIETAKVTAKVIA; encoded by the coding sequence ATGCGCCTCGATAAGATTGCCATCGGAGTGAATCCGCCCAAGGAAGTGAACGTCGTCGTGGAGATCCCGCTCGGGGGTGAGCCGATCAAATATGAAATGGATAAGGAGTCCGGTGCCTTATTCGTGGATCGGTTCCTGTATACCTCGATGCGCTATCCCGGAAACTACGGCTTCATCCCCCATACGCTGTCGGATGACGGCGACCCCGTCGACGTGCTGGTTGCCAATCGCCGGTCAATCGTGCCCGGTGCGGTGCTCGCCTGCCGGCCGGTGGGCGTTTTGCACATGCGTGACGAGGCCGGGGAGGACGAGAAGATCATCGCCGTGCCGTCGCGCCGGCTGACGGCCATGTACGACAAGGTGCACAGCTACCAGGATTTACCGGATATCTTGCTGCAGCAGATCGCCCATTTCTTCGAGCACTACAAGGATCTCGAGGGTAGCAAGTGGGTCAAGGTGGTGGGCTTCGGTGACGCGGAAGAGGCCGAGGCACTGATCGCCAAGGCGATCGAAACGGCGAAGGTCACGGCGAAGGTCATCGCCTAA